In Myripristis murdjan chromosome 2, fMyrMur1.1, whole genome shotgun sequence, a genomic segment contains:
- the arl6ip6 gene encoding ADP-ribosylation factor-like protein 6-interacting protein 6 gives MNVSSSEDGGTSGQRFSYRNGPKPWSVVALSVLGSACAVSAAGAVCAFIYPVLRELRTETVRGEDGTEVRILGFWSILVLSVLAGWLCWAFSWTLTYLDSYKPSGGVATPLALSHLRQVPDQGFHMDYSVAVLNGIMAMLTVIWTLS, from the exons ATGAATGTCAGTTCAAGTGAAGACGGTGGGACAAGCGGGCAACGGTTTAGCTACCGGAACGGCCCCAAACCCTGGTCGGTGGTCGCACTATCAGTCCTGGGCTCGGCATGCGCCGTATCCGCCGCCGGCGCTGTGTGCGCCTTCATCTACCCCGTCCTGAGAG AACTGCGGACTGAgacagtgagaggagaggatggcACTGAAGTCAGGATACTGG gtTTCTGGAGTATCTTGGTGTTGTCAGTGTTAGCTGGGTGGCTCTGCTGGGCTTTTTCATGGACTCTCACCTACCTGGACTCATACAAACCCAGCGGGGGGGTCGCAACCCCCCTGGCACTCTCCCACCTCAg GCAGGTGCCAGACCAGGGTTTCCACATGGACTACAGTGTTGCTGTCCTGAATGGCATCATGGCCATGCTTACCGTCATCTGGACCCTCAgttga